In the genome of Crassostrea angulata isolate pt1a10 chromosome 6, ASM2561291v2, whole genome shotgun sequence, the window ATGTAGATGTAATACATGAAAAATTAAGTCGTCATAGATTGCACATATTTAGTTGATATGTCATCTTTCTACGTTTTACTTATTTTACCTTTTTCCTTTTTCAATATAACTCGGCTGGTGAAAGAATTTTCCTATATACAATATGATTTTTACCTTTCAGAATAAGGGCACAGATTATACAATGCGTCGTTCCACCCACACTGAACATGCGCGGAAAGCCTCCTTGCACAGACAGTGCAGAGTTCAATTTTGCCGAGAACCAAGTAGTCAGGAGACTGACGGCTTTGCAAAATGCTTGTGGTGCAggtaatttcttttttgatCCACAGAAAATACCGTAGTTTAAACGGTTGTAAGTGCAAAAACTGATAAGaacaattaaatataaaagtatattacagatatatgtataagtaTAAATACtagaagttacatgtatatatgtctaAGAATTAAAAAGtagtcaagtttgatttttgtaatttaCTGTATTTTATAGGTGTGCTGCCACAAGCCAACTCTTGTATGCGCATGCTTGACGCAAACATGCAGCAATGTTACACCAAAGCTGGACTAAGTCCAAGTATGTTTGGCTCCAATGAAACCGAAATAAAAGGCGCCATTATTGGAAAAGACAAAGAGGCAGCGTCCAGATTTTGTGGGTGAGTAGCATCTATTTGTCAAGATGGTGTTAAATTTGATATTGGTAtggtaggagagagagagagagagagagagagagagagagagagagagagagagagagagagagagagagagagagagagagagagagagagatgcaatATTACCATACTCTAATTGGAAGCATTCTAATCGGTGCCAATTTCTACTTAAAAACACcagttatatttaaaatttgttagaCAAAAAGTCGAAAATActtgaattgtataaaaattacaatattgaaaAGATAATTTCCGAatttataaaagaattgaatGACAGTCAAATCCGTAATCAAGGTAACTTATGATTATCTATTTTCAGAGTAAGGAACACACTATTTTCATGCATGAGAAACGTAATTGACAGTTGTGAAGGAGCCAATGAATACATGTTATTGACTGGTTATGACCACGCCTCAATGGAGGCTAGCATAGACCTCCTTTGTGGAGATATAGATGGTATGTAAACGAGTCTGCAACACATTAAAgtaacaaattaacaaaaacttcTGAACAAACTCTCcaacaaaatttttacaaatttctttGTGTTACCActaatttcaaaaacattttttttttcattgttacaTTATATTaagaacgaaaaaaaaaccccgattaAAATCGGTTGATGTTATTTTGCGTCATTTCCTAAATCCGTTGATTTTCCTTTTTCAGTTTATGTAGAGGGTCTAGTGTGTTTCCAAAATCCAACAGACGCCGTACAAAAATGTCTGGACAGCATGTCTGCCAGTATGGTGGACCTGGCGGCGCGTCAGATCCAACAGAACCTCGATATGACGGGCTTCTTCTCCGAATATTGCAAGTGAGTgcattgaaatttgaaataatacgCATGTGCAGATAGAAAGAATAATCAGTGGGTATTGCGTGAAATGAGCTACGAGCATTGTGACCCTCTTAATATTAAGACTGTAGTGGCCACTTTTATAcggtattgatctcctttaaaagtaGAGctctctataaaaaaaaaaagaaaatacataaaatttaacgtcaaaatttattgttgttttctttaaagttaataataatttattgttaaggtaaacaaatcatatcttaaattttagatctgatggttaatcaTTTTTTTACCATTGTGCCTTCTAAACACCAAAAGAGAAAAGAGTGCCCGTTTAGTTTTATGAAAAGGAAAAACCATGCATATAGTTTGAACTATTCATAATGTTAATGTCAGCAATGACTGAACGTTTCCTATGATCCTTATACAACAAATAAGAGACACGTGTAGGACGTTATCTATCCAGTACTTTATTATACGTTGTACTTTCGATATTCTTTATACAGTACTAAAGCACTAGTAATCGATACAGGAACATTATTATATTCTTTATTGCTTTCTCCTCCAGAATCCGCGTAGATCATCTTGGCTGCGACATGAAAGCATGGAAGCAATCCTGCAGTAAAGCCGGCGTAGGTCTGAAGAACGAGTTCGAATGCACCATGCTCCCTTCCACCTGCcagaaaaatatcaatttgCAGACGATGTTAAAAGACAATGTTTGTAATACTACCTCTTTCTACAAAGAGTTTCGCCAACCTGCCGGCAAAAACTCGGCGTCTCAGTTGTCTACAGTGCTGGCATCGGTAGTGACCCTCTTGtctatgatattaattttgtaagAATCGATATGTGTGATCTTCTACACCAAGTACGTTTTGCCCTGCCAATTATTTAAATGTGAAGTTTGACAAAGCCTGTTGCTATTTGCAACCAAGGTATCTTCTACAGTAACatttaattggtaaaaaaagGCAACGCAGGTAAATCCAATCGTTCAGATTAAATGAAAACACAGTTTAAAGAGATGATTAACGACATAATAATGAGTGCtttagtgtatatatatattgtatatagtTTGTACGCATACATTGTTGAAATATGTAGATTTCAAAGTACAGTGACAAAGAATGTGAATTAGAATTCAAAGTATGCTTTGGGTGATTCCAAGCTAAATACAGCAAAtaccaaatacatgtagctacgAACCGATCATCGGTAGaatgtagatttttttaaatttgtgataataaaaaaagtcattgaTAACAATTGTTAAGTCTTGATTATTATGGAATGTGTCaactcccccctccccccccccggcgaaaatttaattataaaaacatgaATATGATATTATTGCAACTTGAAACGAAATATGTAATTTGCAATAGTTGTTACTAATTTGTCATTTAGAACCACAGAATGCACTACTCTGAgactgaaaaattatttttaacgcATCTTATCATTGGAATATACAATGGCGGAATATTGGCGCCTGTCACGTCAGGGCATTCACCATGCttgtttctatttttatttcatttattttttttttgggggggggggagaggggggTGGAATGAAATATTGTCTTGTCACTAATTACAtcgcaataaaaaaaatcataagaaaTCTTTCCTATAAGGACCCAAAATGACATAATTACGTAAAAAGTTGACATTTTCTACTGCTACAGTTGTATACGTTTGCTTTGGATTTGGGGAAACTTTCGCAGCTTGTGTTGTTCAACGTAGATAATGCTCACGTTTGGTGTCGCAGATTCAATAAAGTCGGATTTATGCCCACATCTTTCGAAGAATATTGTTAGGTATaaccacaggggcatcgtatccgcttaACTCTCTATgacacatatatataaataatacatttagttattatttttatatatgtcatagagagtagagcggatacgatgcccctatGGTATAACCTAATCATGAAGAATTTTCACTAAATGCATGAATTAGGAAATCAACGGACTACAAtattaatattctatttttagacatTAGTACAGGCTTTGTTTGACTCTGTCAATGTCTCACCGACCAATATTTGTCTCCAACACCTTCTGTTTACTTTGTCTAATCACGGCATATGGCATCGGTAGCAGCACCAGACACCGCACATCGATACAGGGAGACTCAAATGGTTTGATGGTGGCCTATTTCTGCCCTCTGTGTCCGAATtacattttttgataaattatgtcgacatgcaatgcaagataattatgtcgacatgcaaggtAAATAAATCAACATTTAACACAACACTTTATAACTATTTTGTCATGCAAGAAAAATGTTATCATGCTTTATGCAATTCTTGTAtggttatatttttctttcatgttCGTTCCATTAGGTATTCATGCTGCATGTTGACATGATATCTTGCAAGTCGACATAATATATAGAGTAGTAGCATTCAGGATGCAGAAATATGCCACGCACGCGTCACAATTTCGCAAACcaaaacatatttgaaaagaaaaagatcGAAATTTAGCATTGCATGAAAAATCCATTTACGAACATAAGGTCATAGTTGTGTACATCGtcctaatatatatacatataggtACTGATGTATCATACTTTTATTAAGTATTAAAAGATCCTAAagctaaatttttaaaaaagatatagatttactgaaatttgatttaaattttcacaacaTAACAAATTCAACACTTTTGATATTTATGGTTTGAATACAAAACTAATACGTAAcgcaaaaaatattcttttttattcaattcattttgcttttgaaaacttttaaaatgcgAAACACAGTAGCATTTGTTtcactaaaataaaataaaaattattatataatttataatttgtcATGTTCAGCCACACACTCGCTACAAGGAAATTGCATATCAcaaagcgtctggttgaactaGACAATCATATGATATAGCCCCGCAGAAACGCATGGctacttttttcatatcatataactGCCAGCTTTCTCACCATTGGATTTAAAGGACGAAAAAACCGATTAGAGTTATATTTCAATTAGTTCTGAAAGAAATGCAACACTTTAGATAAAATACCGGTAGAACTTATGTGTGTAAAGAACTTATATGTATAAAGTACACCGTGGAACGCTTGGCATTGACAAGACTTAGTATATGGATTGTTCATTCAAAAAAGCTTCTGATAGAGACACAGGAGTTAATTTTGACCCCTATGGTATCAAtcacctttttaaaataaaaagtttcaaGAATTTTTAATTGGTTTCTTATTTTGTTGCAGGGTTAATCCTTTAGTCATGTTTACTGATTTTTATGCACCttctggcagtatatgacgcaAGAAATGACACTTTTTTTGCAATCCAATACAAAATGAAGTGTTAAAACGGCTTTTTTGGAAATATAGCTCAGAGTTTGAACGAGGAAACGTTTTCTGCCAATAACTCATATCAAATGgatacattttgaaatgaatatattataACTGTTTAGGCCTGCACTCATGTTTTCTGGAAGATAACTACTTGAAAATATACCAACTCAGGTTTctgcaaaaattcaaaaatggcGGAAATGGTTAACAACATCTTGTAAGTAACgttgtaattataaaatgaagGCAATCTGACCAAACTTAGAATGAGAAATGAACTTTCCATCTATATTTGTACAAAGTCAACCTAAGTTTACAAAATTTACTTTAACTAAAAAactaaaatgatgatgttcattttgtccTTTAAGTTAGTTAACAATTCATATATGGTTGACATATCAAAAGTGTAACTTATTGCAGAGTATCGATGAAATCGACTGACAAAATTTGACATCAATGTCAAATTTCTTGAAGAACGTCAAATCTTGGTAAATTACGAGTTAGTAAGTTAGAAGATTATTCTTCGTTACACAAGTGTCCTACATAATACTCCGTTTAGGTTTTTTCTTTGATGACGTTTGAAATTAGCTTCTAATATGTTATTAAATATTGcaataagatatatttaacaaagataatatcaataaatctggaATTACAATAGAGTGCTTAAGGGTAGCTAAAGGTAAGGCAAcagcattaaaaaataattcaaaagaaaattgaCTGTTGTACTATAAAATAACGCAATATCATAGAGTTAGGAATACTGCCATGGAGTAACATCGTTAAAATATGTCCAGCTgcataataacaataaataaagTTGCATCAGAATAAAACAATGCAACTCAAAAATCGAAATAACTTAGTATTAGAATACCTGATATTTTATCTTACAAGAACGTAAAATTTCTACTAGATCTAATAATGATGGccgatgaaaaaaatatgaggtGAATCAATCAGGTGAAAAGAATACGATATTGCACGTGTGGGTGCTTAGCCCCACCCCTTCTTCATCTCTTTCGAAAATCGAGTGCATTGTTTTAGCAAGTTTTTCGCCAAACGTATACGGGTAGTCTTTtctaggcacatagcatcagagggaggggggggggggggggggctcccccTACTTTTTTTGcatagatttttcttaaatttacatacaaaaaattgaattaacatggagttggccccccatTTTATGTGACCATGTAAAAGTGTCAaagttgaattgaaaataaggaataaACAGTGAAGTTGAAGTGAAAAcatggagccccccccccccccccccccccacttttctgtgaccatgtaaaaattgaattgaaaataaggaaataaacaatgaaattaaagtGAAAAGTAtacctgcccccccccccccctccacacacacacacacacacggattaggattttcacgAATTTGGGAAGTAACCTCccttttttttggcttgtcaagatttttgggatgagtctgccccccccccccccccaacacacacacacactttcaaaaacgatgccaCGTGCCTGTTTTCAACAGTGAAGCAGGGCCCAGGTTAGATTTATCCTTAAAATGCGGAAAAGGCATTCACTATAAATTTTCATCCTCTGCGCATACTCGGTATGGATTGTTAAGTACCAGTACTTTATGGTATCTATCAAAATCTGTATCAGTATAACAGTTATATTTAAACTGTAAATGCATGAACTTATTCTTACGaaaattaacatgtataattgtatatataacaattGGTTTACTATCACGTTGACGGTATTTAACTATACTATATATAAACCACGTGATAATTGCCATTAGATAGACCCGATCGGGGTCAGATAGGAAACATGACAATTGGCCTGCTTATTGTTATATTGCTCCAATTCGTGTGTTAGAAGGATAATAAGCCACAGGTCGTAATGTTGTCCACCCCAAAAATATGCAGGTTGGCTGAAATGCGTAACCTGTTCTGGAAATAGGTTGGAATTACTGGGCATTGCCTGAAAATCCAAGACAACCCGAGAATCTATCCTTCGGATCGATGCCATTGGCCAGGTATCATAGGACCGCGTTAGGATTCAGGCAGCAATTGTTCCTTCAGCTCTATTCTGTTACAGTCACAATATCAATCTGGATACATTATATATTGGTGCATGTCGGCTTTTAATCGACGAACTCAAACCCTTTTGAAATACCGACAACAATTCAGCAAAAGTCAGagtgagtattttttttttccttctttacCTTAATCTTAAAAACCCTCTCAGAGGCAAGTCTAATCTGTTCCTTTATTCTTCAATAATATAAGGACATGATGTTCAAAATAGGAAcatagtttttaatttaaaaaaaaggcttTGCAGATGACATATGCAAtgcaataaattaaaacaaaaacgaaCCGAATAATTTGAGAAACAAAATTACAAtatccttaaaaaaaagaat includes:
- the LOC128187818 gene encoding uncharacterized protein LOC128187818; translation: MRQGDTMWLLLLITALCSPYFCNGQQPIPQPPISQCVREVQQLSASCFQRSGLPMMTIDAVLTNGTIAPLPSNSNIMDLRKNLCGIRAQIIQCVVPPTLNMRGKPPCTDSAEFNFAENQVVRRLTALQNACGAGVLPQANSCMRMLDANMQQCYTKAGLSPSMFGSNETEIKGAIIGKDKEAASRFCGVRNTLFSCMRNVIDSCEGANEYMLLTGYDHASMEASIDLLCGDIDVYVEGLVCFQNPTDAVQKCLDSMSASMVDLAARQIQQNLDMTGFFSEYCKIRVDHLGCDMKAWKQSCSKAGVGLKNEFECTMLPSTCQKNINLQTMLKDNVCNTTSFYKEFRQPAGKNSASQLSTVLASVVTLLSMILIL